One window from the genome of Vanessa tameamea isolate UH-Manoa-2023 chromosome 13, ilVanTame1 primary haplotype, whole genome shotgun sequence encodes:
- the LOC113403350 gene encoding uncharacterized protein LOC113403350 isoform X1 encodes MESRSAPPSPDESGEAVFDSRCGRYPHQPSLQRAFASCRETGRPRPHHRHAASEPARPDDRVLTTAEVHDYPSSESGIAADCPHPHSSNADDSPCYDRSDYEGNSNYSLRHNFHHTIDCSKHRSELNCSHTPDYSHDDSDCDRGHSRSQTSRRPHRKHRREDGDEAQSLDERCARDLDEILPARLAAVNLSRDQPPQSWNRSNIAATMERFEPVDYSYAYYDHHLSMPSSSRKANRQRGRGGVPRDRSARHNFVTRYGTEENIYEEITDGSRTCPKHRYVPRQSLVSLDRSVVEEEVRRVESRHKRILGELNLSVEAMLMPECESPDSEVAEDRDNIEELLRVGPTDELLSPASCNPPDLDSGFSGSSSGASYVGSLRRKPTGSVPHLPAVAYGTRGAGVRILGADECNLRCPRDGASPRSSSCGDAKSSGFWNKKAWRKISGFSSSSSINKAGLTDEACRPSRAKSRTATIPYSYSNGKLVVPLDSLAQS; translated from the exons ATGGAATCACGAAGTGCGCCGCCAAGCCCCGACGAATCAGGGGAGGCGGTGTTCGACTCACGGTGTGGACGATACCCACACCAACCTTCCCTACAGAGGGCCTTTGCAAGCTGTCGCGAGACCGGTCGACCTCGGCCTCATCATCGTCATGCAGCATCCGAGCCAGCACGACCAGACGATCGTGTTCTTACCACAGCCGAAGTACACGACTATCCCTCATCAGAGTCAGGCATCGCTGCCGATTGTCCCCATCCACATTCGAGCAACGCCGACGACAGTCCGTGCTACGATCGATCAGATTACGAAGGGAATTCTAATTACAGTCTAAGGCACAACTTTCATCACACCATCGATTGCAGTAAACATAGATCTGAATTAAATTGTAGTCATACTCCAGATTACAGCCACGATGATTCTGATTGTGATAGAGGACATTCTCGTTCTCAAACATCACGTCGACCACACCGAAAACATAGAAGAGAAGACGGAGATGAGGCACAATCTCTTGATGAACGTTGTGCCCGTGATCTTGATGAAATATTACCCGCAAGGCTTGCTGCAGTAAATCTATCAAGAGACCAGCCACCACAATCTTGGAACCGAAGTAATATTGCAGCTACAATGGAGCGGTTCGAACCCGTCGATTACTCGTATGCCTATTACGACCATCATTTATCAATGCCTTCATCGTCAAGGAAAGCAAATCGTCAACGCGGACGGGGTGGAGTCCCACGGGATCGATCCGCTCGACACAATTTTGTAACAAGATATGGCACTGAAGAAAACATCTACGAGGAAATAACAGATGGTTCTAGAACATGTCCGAAACATCGATATGTACCTCGGCAATCTTTAGTTTCACTTGACAGGAGCGTTGTTGAAGAGGAAGTACGCCGAGTAGAGTCAAGACACAAACGAATTTTGGGAGAATTGAATCTTAGTGTAGAAGCTATGTTAATGCCAGAGTGTGAATCACCTGATTCCGAAGTCGCAGAAGACCGTGATAATATAGAAGAATTATTAAGAGTTGGTCCTACAGATGAGTTATTATCACCCGCTAGCTGTAACCCCCCCGATTTGGATAGTGGTTTTAGTGGAAGCAGTAGTGGAGCAAGCTATGTCGGTAGTTTAAGAAGAAAACCTACAGGTTCAGTACCGCATCTGCCTGCAGTAGCTTATGGGACGCGAGGTGCTGGCGTTCGAATTTTAGGTGCAGATGAATGTAACTTGCGCTGTCCTAGAGATGGTGCATCGCCAAGAAGCTCTAGTTGTGGAGATGCAAAATCCAGTGGCTTTTGGAATAAAAAGGCTTGGAGAAAAATATCTGGATTCTCGAGCTCCAGTAGTATAAACAAAGCTGGCTTGAcag ATGAAGCATGTAGGCCAAGCAGAGCTAAATCCAGAACAGCTACTATACCATAcag ttaCTCCAACGGAAAACTGGTGGTGCCGTTGGATTCCCTAGCACAGAGCTGA
- the LOC113403350 gene encoding uncharacterized protein LOC113403350 isoform X2 has product MESRSAPPSPDESGEAVFDSRCGRYPHQPSLQRAFASCRETGRPRPHHRHAASEPARPDDRVLTTAEVHDYPSSESGIAADCPHPHSSNADDSPCYDRSDYEGNSNYSLRHNFHHTIDCSKHRSELNCSHTPDYSHDDSDCDRGHSRSQTSRRPHRKHRREDGDEAQSLDERCARDLDEILPARLAAVNLSRDQPPQSWNRSNIAATMERFEPVDYSYAYYDHHLSMPSSSRKANRQRGRGGVPRDRSARHNFVTRYGTEENIYEEITDGSRTCPKHRYVPRQSLVSLDRSVVEEEVRRVESRHKRILGELNLSVEAMLMPECESPDSEVAEDRDNIEELLRVGPTDELLSPASCNPPDLDSGFSGSSSGASYVGSLRRKPTGSVPHLPAVAYGTRGAGVRILGADECNLRCPRDGASPRSSSCGDAKSSGFWNKKAWRKISGFSSSSSINKAGLTVTPTENWWCRWIP; this is encoded by the exons ATGGAATCACGAAGTGCGCCGCCAAGCCCCGACGAATCAGGGGAGGCGGTGTTCGACTCACGGTGTGGACGATACCCACACCAACCTTCCCTACAGAGGGCCTTTGCAAGCTGTCGCGAGACCGGTCGACCTCGGCCTCATCATCGTCATGCAGCATCCGAGCCAGCACGACCAGACGATCGTGTTCTTACCACAGCCGAAGTACACGACTATCCCTCATCAGAGTCAGGCATCGCTGCCGATTGTCCCCATCCACATTCGAGCAACGCCGACGACAGTCCGTGCTACGATCGATCAGATTACGAAGGGAATTCTAATTACAGTCTAAGGCACAACTTTCATCACACCATCGATTGCAGTAAACATAGATCTGAATTAAATTGTAGTCATACTCCAGATTACAGCCACGATGATTCTGATTGTGATAGAGGACATTCTCGTTCTCAAACATCACGTCGACCACACCGAAAACATAGAAGAGAAGACGGAGATGAGGCACAATCTCTTGATGAACGTTGTGCCCGTGATCTTGATGAAATATTACCCGCAAGGCTTGCTGCAGTAAATCTATCAAGAGACCAGCCACCACAATCTTGGAACCGAAGTAATATTGCAGCTACAATGGAGCGGTTCGAACCCGTCGATTACTCGTATGCCTATTACGACCATCATTTATCAATGCCTTCATCGTCAAGGAAAGCAAATCGTCAACGCGGACGGGGTGGAGTCCCACGGGATCGATCCGCTCGACACAATTTTGTAACAAGATATGGCACTGAAGAAAACATCTACGAGGAAATAACAGATGGTTCTAGAACATGTCCGAAACATCGATATGTACCTCGGCAATCTTTAGTTTCACTTGACAGGAGCGTTGTTGAAGAGGAAGTACGCCGAGTAGAGTCAAGACACAAACGAATTTTGGGAGAATTGAATCTTAGTGTAGAAGCTATGTTAATGCCAGAGTGTGAATCACCTGATTCCGAAGTCGCAGAAGACCGTGATAATATAGAAGAATTATTAAGAGTTGGTCCTACAGATGAGTTATTATCACCCGCTAGCTGTAACCCCCCCGATTTGGATAGTGGTTTTAGTGGAAGCAGTAGTGGAGCAAGCTATGTCGGTAGTTTAAGAAGAAAACCTACAGGTTCAGTACCGCATCTGCCTGCAGTAGCTTATGGGACGCGAGGTGCTGGCGTTCGAATTTTAGGTGCAGATGAATGTAACTTGCGCTGTCCTAGAGATGGTGCATCGCCAAGAAGCTCTAGTTGTGGAGATGCAAAATCCAGTGGCTTTTGGAATAAAAAGGCTTGGAGAAAAATATCTGGATTCTCGAGCTCCAGTAGTATAAACAAAGCTGGCTTGAcag ttaCTCCAACGGAAAACTGGTGGTGCCGTTGGATTCCCTAG